Proteins from one Malaya genurostris strain Urasoe2022 chromosome 2, Malgen_1.1, whole genome shotgun sequence genomic window:
- the LOC131427075 gene encoding uncharacterized protein LOC131427075: protein MLHNTKEIVFLLLLLASRPVHPLECYRCKSTIGWSACAQAAFVEECTAEHSFRGSYQCVSNRMNMTISTLHITMHSTGCGWSGQDGAKALFRRLTAKHTHANISVEEWQTCNQDLCNVVANLTREDPVIVVAVADSSLRIQPTLVMLGVFVIAAVRMVMKQ from the exons ATGTTGCACAATACCAAAGAAATCGTGTTCCTGTTGTTGCTGTTGGCTTCCCGGCCCG TGCATCCACTGGAATGTTATCGCTGCAAGAGTACCATCGGCTGGAGCGCCTGTGCCCAGGCCGCGTTCGTGGAGGAATGCACCGCGGAGCACTCCTTCAGGGGCAGCTACCAGTGCGTTAGCAATCGTATGAACATGACAATTTCCACCCTCCACATTACCATGCACTCTACCGGGTGTGGTTGGAGCGGCCAAGACGGAGCCAAGGCGCTTTTCCGAAGGCTCACCGCTAAGCACACGCACGCCAACATCAGTGTCGAAGAATGGCAAACCTGCAATCAGGATCTCTGCAATGTGGTTGCCAATTTGACGCGCGAAGATCCAGTGATTGTCGTTGCGGTGGCTGATAGTTCGCTGCGGATTCAACCCACGCTGGTGATGCTGGGAGTGTTTGTAATCGCTGCTGTGCGCATGGTAATGAAGCAATAA
- the LOC131427074 gene encoding uncharacterized protein LOC131427074 — MTGFLKPLLWCLLLAVAIHTIPAAHGQQTQDDTEVERNPNSTYLPCWSCVSKYKTWTDCQNSNEMEDCELAQGESKESMACMKSTVNIRITDGDSYFYRIAGCALNESALQQAYYDQFEVMFNQTGETNVTLVEFSTCQGMMCNVMDEEALKRGPVRVVKLNVIDVNSAVLSSGPSLVGLMVAVFGLLLVI; from the exons ATGACCGGTTTCTTAAAGCCGTTACTCTGGTGCCTGTTACTAGCAGTCGCGATCCATACGATTCCAGCCGCCCACG GCCAACAAACCCAGGATGATACGGAAGTGGAAAGAAACCCAAATTCGACCTACCTGCCGTGTTGGAGTTGTGTTTCGAAGTACAAAACCTGGACCGACTGTCAAAATAGCAACGAAATGGAGGACTGCGAACTGGCACAGGGAGAATCGAAAGAGTCAATGGCCTGCATGAAGAGCACGGTCAACATCCGAATTACCGATGGGGACTCGTACTTCTACCGGATCGCCGGGTGTGCTCTGAACGAAAGTGCCCTCCAGCAGGCCTACTACGATCAGTTCGAGGTCATGTTCAACCAAACCGGCGAAACCAACGTCACACTGGTGGAGTTCAGCACCTGTCAGGGAATGATGTGCAACGTCATGGACGAGGAAGCGCTGAAACGGGGACCGGTTCGGGTGGTGAAGCTAAACGTGATTGATGTGAACAGTGCCGTTTTAAGCAGCGGACCGTCACTCGTCGGACTTATGGTGGCTGTTTTCGGCCTTTTGCTAGTTATATAA